The uncultured Desulfuromonas sp. genome has a segment encoding these proteins:
- the hisG gene encoding ATP phosphoribosyltransferase encodes MSDYITFALPKGRILEDSMELFAKIGISCPEMEEKNRKLVFENKEDKLRFMAVRATDVPTYVEYGCADIGVVGKDTLLEQDKDLYEPLDLNFGYCRLVVAEPKALRDQDDPTSWSNIRVATKYPKVTERYFAGKGVQVELIKLYGSIELAPLVGLSERIVDLVSTGATLRDNGMVEVETIAEITTRLIVNRASMKTKHERIRQIIDGLEKVIADTPKISQ; translated from the coding sequence ATGAGTGATTACATCACCTTTGCCCTGCCCAAGGGGCGCATTTTGGAAGATTCCATGGAGCTGTTTGCCAAAATCGGCATTAGTTGCCCGGAAATGGAAGAAAAAAACCGCAAACTGGTGTTTGAGAATAAAGAAGATAAACTGCGATTCATGGCGGTTCGCGCTACGGACGTGCCCACCTATGTCGAGTACGGCTGTGCCGATATCGGGGTTGTCGGCAAGGACACTCTGCTGGAGCAGGACAAGGATCTTTACGAGCCGCTCGATCTGAACTTCGGCTACTGCCGCCTGGTGGTGGCTGAGCCCAAGGCGCTGCGTGATCAGGACGATCCGACCAGCTGGTCAAATATTCGCGTGGCCACCAAGTATCCCAAGGTGACCGAGCGCTATTTTGCCGGCAAAGGGGTGCAGGTTGAGTTGATTAAACTCTACGGTTCCATTGAGCTGGCGCCTTTGGTTGGTTTGTCGGAGCGCATCGTCGATCTGGTGTCCACAGGCGCGACCCTGCGCGACAACGGCATGGTCGAGGTGGAAACCATTGCCGAGATTACCACGCGGTTGATTGTTAATCGCGCCAGCATGAAAACCAAACATGAGCGGATTCGTCAGATTATTGATGGTCTGGAAAAGGTCATTGCTGATACCCCGAAAATTTCTCAATAG
- the hisD gene encoding histidinol dehydrogenase, whose product MIKLLRFDDPDFAEAFAHIENRAEEIPADIDTTVRAIIDDVQQRGDAALQDYTLRFDRLDLQAKGMEVRGDEIEAALAQVSADDLDALKLAAERIGAYHRRQKQETWLSTDESDILLGQMIRPLDRVGIYVPGGKAAYPSSVLMNAIPAKVAGVPEVIMVVPMPDGEANPHVLAAAHIAGVDRIFRVGGAQAVAALAYGTEIIPRVDKITGPGNIYVATAKKMVFGQVDIDMIAGPSEILVVNDGSGCARHIAADLLSQAEHDELASAVLVTSCDTMAKDVAAEVEKQLALLPRNAIARSSIDEYGAIIVADDLDQVLEFCNRIATEHLELAVDNPFDLLPKVRHAGAIFMGHHTPEALGDYLAGPNHTLPTGGTARFFSPLSLDDFVKKSSLICCSPAGLKRLGPQTVQIAQLEGLDAHARSVSHRLDDDA is encoded by the coding sequence ATGATCAAGCTGCTCCGTTTTGACGACCCGGATTTTGCTGAAGCGTTCGCCCATATTGAAAATCGTGCCGAGGAGATTCCCGCGGATATCGATACCACGGTGCGGGCGATTATCGATGACGTGCAGCAACGTGGCGATGCCGCGCTGCAGGACTATACCCTGCGCTTTGACCGTCTTGATCTGCAGGCCAAGGGGATGGAAGTCCGTGGTGACGAGATTGAGGCAGCGCTCGCTCAGGTGAGTGCGGACGATCTTGACGCACTGAAACTGGCGGCTGAACGGATCGGCGCTTATCATCGTCGCCAGAAACAGGAAACCTGGCTGTCCACCGATGAGAGCGACATTCTGCTCGGTCAGATGATCCGTCCGCTGGATCGGGTGGGCATCTATGTGCCCGGCGGCAAGGCCGCTTATCCGTCGTCGGTGCTGATGAATGCGATTCCCGCCAAGGTCGCCGGTGTGCCGGAGGTGATCATGGTGGTGCCGATGCCCGATGGCGAGGCCAATCCCCATGTCTTGGCCGCTGCGCACATTGCCGGAGTGGATCGCATTTTCCGCGTTGGCGGCGCCCAAGCCGTAGCAGCCCTGGCCTACGGCACCGAGATCATTCCGCGGGTGGATAAAATTACCGGACCCGGTAACATCTACGTGGCTACCGCCAAGAAGATGGTGTTTGGCCAGGTGGATATCGACATGATCGCCGGCCCCAGCGAGATTCTGGTGGTCAACGACGGCAGTGGTTGTGCCCGCCACATTGCCGCCGACCTGCTGTCGCAGGCCGAGCACGATGAGCTGGCTTCAGCCGTACTGGTGACCAGCTGTGACACCATGGCCAAAGACGTTGCCGCCGAGGTGGAAAAACAGCTGGCCCTGTTGCCGCGCAATGCCATTGCCCGCTCCTCCATTGATGAGTACGGGGCGATCATTGTCGCTGATGATCTCGATCAGGTGCTTGAGTTCTGCAACCGCATTGCCACCGAGCATCTGGAGCTGGCCGTGGACAACCCCTTCGACCTGTTGCCGAAGGTGCGTCATGCCGGAGCGATTTTTATGGGGCACCATACCCCGGAAGCGCTCGGCGATTATCTGGCCGGACCGAACCACACCCTGCCCACCGGTGGCACGGCGCGGTTCTTTTCGCCGTTGTCGCTGGATGATTTCGTCAAGAAGTCGAGCCTGATCTGCTGTTCACCGGCCGGATTGAAACGACTCGGCCCGCAGACGGTCCAGATTGCTCAACTGGAGGGGTTGGACGCCCATGCCCGTTCGGTCAGCCACCGGCTGGATGACGACGCGTAA
- the hisB gene encoding imidazoleglycerol-phosphate dehydratase HisB — MSRTACIERRTAETTIDLKLDLDGSGQGEISTSVPFLDHMLILLKGHGFFDLTIQAQGDVEIDDHHTVEDMGICLGEAFKQALGDKQGIRRYGRFTMPMHEVLASVILDFSGRPHLVFNVDMPKAKVGQFDTELVEEFFVAFCNHAGVNLHINLAYGSNLHHIIEAIFKGFGRALDEATQIDPRISGVMSTKGKLE; from the coding sequence ATGTCACGAACTGCTTGCATTGAACGCCGCACGGCTGAAACCACCATTGACTTGAAACTGGACCTGGACGGCAGCGGCCAGGGCGAGATCAGCACCTCGGTGCCGTTTCTCGACCACATGCTGATTCTGCTCAAAGGCCATGGTTTTTTTGACCTGACCATTCAGGCTCAGGGCGATGTCGAGATCGATGACCATCACACGGTAGAAGATATGGGCATCTGCCTCGGTGAAGCCTTCAAGCAGGCGCTGGGCGACAAGCAGGGCATCCGCCGGTATGGCCGTTTTACCATGCCGATGCATGAAGTACTGGCGTCGGTGATTCTTGATTTCTCCGGCCGTCCGCATCTGGTGTTCAACGTCGACATGCCCAAGGCCAAGGTGGGCCAGTTTGACACCGAGCTGGTCGAGGAGTTTTTTGTTGCTTTCTGCAACCATGCCGGGGTGAACCTGCATATCAACCTGGCCTACGGCAGCAACCTGCACCACATTATTGAAGCGATTTTCAAGGGTTTCGGTCGCGCTCTTGATGAAGCGACCCAGATCGACCCGCGTATCAGCGGTGTCATGTCGACCAAAGGAAAACTGGAATAG
- the hisH gene encoding imidazole glycerol phosphate synthase subunit HisH, with the protein MITIIDYGMGNLRSVQKGFEKVGYTAQVTDDPRVVEKAERLVLPGVGAFRDCMDNLRDGGFIEPIHQFIATGRPFLGICLGFQVLLGESEEFGSHQGLGIIPGKVTRFAEDMQVDGETLKVPHMGWNRIQHRDIPLFKGVEQDSFVYFVHSYYVQPDDSAVVAATTDYGIEFCSAICRDNVMATQFHPEKSQQVGLTMLKNFGEL; encoded by the coding sequence ATGATTACAATTATCGATTACGGCATGGGCAACCTGCGTAGTGTGCAGAAAGGCTTTGAAAAAGTGGGCTACACCGCCCAGGTGACCGATGATCCGCGTGTGGTGGAAAAAGCCGAGCGCCTGGTGTTACCGGGTGTCGGTGCGTTCCGCGATTGTATGGATAACTTGCGTGATGGCGGTTTTATTGAGCCGATCCATCAATTTATTGCCACCGGGCGTCCTTTTCTCGGCATTTGTCTCGGTTTTCAGGTGTTGCTCGGTGAAAGCGAGGAGTTCGGCAGCCACCAAGGCCTCGGCATTATCCCCGGTAAAGTGACCCGCTTTGCTGAAGATATGCAGGTCGACGGCGAGACCCTCAAGGTGCCGCACATGGGCTGGAACCGCATTCAACACCGCGATATCCCGTTGTTCAAGGGAGTCGAGCAGGACAGCTTCGTCTATTTTGTCCACTCCTATTATGTGCAGCCCGATGACAGCGCCGTGGTGGCGGCAACCACCGACTACGGCATCGAATTCTGCAGCGCCATCTGTCGTGATAACGTGATGGCCACCCAGTTTCACCCGGAAAAAAGCCAGCAGGTCGGTTTGACCATGCTGAAGAATTTTGGAGAACTGTAA
- the hisA gene encoding 1-(5-phosphoribosyl)-5-[(5-phosphoribosylamino)methylideneamino]imidazole-4-carboxamide isomerase, translating to MIVIPAIDLKNGACVRLEQGLMERDTVYSDDPGAQARIWQDQGGEMLHIVDLDGAFAGEPKNRHAIESIVKALDIPTELGGGIRDMETIECYLKLGVSRVILGTIAKENPQFVKEACKAFPGQIVVGIDAKEGLVAVRGWADVTEKKAIDLAREMEDFGVEAIIYTDIARDGMMQGPNLKETGDLAEAITIPVIASGGVSSLKDIENLLTIKDKGLAGVITGKAIYSGALDLREAVALTRKG from the coding sequence ATGATCGTCATTCCGGCCATTGATTTGAAAAACGGCGCCTGCGTTCGACTGGAGCAGGGGCTGATGGAACGTGATACCGTGTATTCCGATGATCCCGGTGCGCAGGCGCGCATCTGGCAGGATCAGGGCGGCGAGATGCTGCATATCGTCGACCTCGACGGTGCCTTTGCCGGCGAGCCGAAAAATCGCCATGCCATTGAGTCGATTGTGAAAGCGTTGGATATTCCGACGGAACTCGGCGGCGGCATCCGCGATATGGAAACCATCGAATGCTATCTCAAGCTCGGCGTCAGTCGGGTGATTCTCGGCACCATTGCCAAGGAGAATCCCCAGTTTGTCAAGGAAGCCTGCAAGGCGTTTCCCGGTCAGATTGTCGTCGGTATTGACGCCAAAGAGGGGCTGGTCGCTGTACGCGGCTGGGCCGATGTGACGGAGAAAAAAGCCATTGATCTGGCGCGTGAAATGGAAGATTTCGGCGTTGAGGCGATCATTTATACTGATATTGCCCGCGACGGCATGATGCAGGGGCCCAACCTGAAAGAGACCGGCGATCTGGCCGAAGCCATCACCATTCCGGTGATCGCCTCCGGCGGTGTGTCGAGCCTCAAGGATATTGAAAATCTGCTGACCATCAAGGACAAAGGTCTGGCTGGTGTCATCACCGGTAAAGCGATCTACAGCGGTGCCCTCGATCTGCGCGAAGCCGTGGCCCTGACGAGAAAGGGCTAA
- the hisF gene encoding imidazole glycerol phosphate synthase subunit HisF codes for MLTRRIIPCLDVKDGRVVKGVQFVDLIDAGDPVEAAMAYDAQGADELTFLDITASSDKRNIILDVVARTAEQVFMPLTVGGGIREIADIRNLLNAGADKVSINTAAVHRPEFVREAAERFGTQCIVVAIDARRVPDSDPQRWEVYTHGGRNATGIDAIEWAVKMEELGAGEILLTSMDCDGTKDGYDIALTRAVSDAVHIPVIASGGVGNLEHIKDGLTDGGASAALAASIFHFREYTITECKEYLQQHQVPVRI; via the coding sequence ATGCTGACACGACGCATTATTCCCTGTCTCGATGTCAAGGATGGCCGGGTGGTCAAAGGGGTGCAGTTTGTCGATCTCATCGACGCTGGTGATCCGGTAGAAGCGGCCATGGCCTATGACGCCCAGGGGGCTGATGAGCTGACGTTTCTCGATATCACCGCATCCAGCGACAAGCGTAACATCATTCTCGATGTGGTGGCACGCACGGCTGAGCAGGTGTTCATGCCGTTGACCGTTGGTGGTGGCATTCGTGAGATTGCCGACATCCGCAACCTGCTCAATGCCGGGGCGGACAAGGTCAGTATCAACACCGCTGCTGTGCATCGTCCCGAGTTTGTCCGTGAGGCCGCCGAGCGCTTCGGAACTCAGTGTATCGTCGTCGCCATTGATGCTCGCCGCGTGCCGGACAGTGATCCGCAACGCTGGGAGGTTTATACCCACGGTGGACGAAATGCTACGGGCATTGATGCCATTGAATGGGCGGTGAAGATGGAAGAACTGGGAGCGGGCGAAATTCTGCTCACTTCCATGGATTGCGATGGCACCAAGGATGGTTACGATATCGCCCTGACCCGTGCGGTCAGCGATGCCGTACATATCCCGGTCATCGCTTCGGGCGGCGTCGGCAATCTGGAGCACATCAAGGACGGCCTGACCGACGGTGGTGCCAGTGCTGCCCTGGCGGCGAGTATCTTTCACTTCCGCGAGTACACCATTACCGAGTGCAAAGAGTATTTACAGCAACACCAGGTCCCGGTGCGGATCTGA
- the hisIE gene encoding bifunctional phosphoribosyl-AMP cyclohydrolase/phosphoribosyl-ATP diphosphatase HisIE, with product MRLVEQLKFDDNGLVPCITQDVDSGEVLMLAYMNEEAVENTLNTGKVHYYSRSRGKQWMKGESSGHVQKVREIRYDCDGDTLLIKVEQVGAACHTGRRSCFYSVWDDSQLVIDGEPEVDVTSVYGEKDILDAVYHVIQDRRRNPTEKSYVHSLFTKGLDKILSKIGEEATETAVAGKGGDRDEVIYEVADLFFHTLILLGYYDLPPERIYAELRRRFGLSGIEEKESRTK from the coding sequence ATGCGTCTGGTTGAGCAGTTAAAATTTGATGATAACGGCCTGGTGCCGTGTATTACCCAGGATGTTGACAGCGGTGAAGTGCTGATGCTGGCCTATATGAATGAAGAGGCGGTAGAAAACACCCTCAATACCGGTAAGGTTCATTACTACAGTCGTTCCCGTGGCAAGCAGTGGATGAAGGGTGAGTCTTCCGGCCACGTGCAGAAAGTGCGGGAAATTCGCTACGACTGCGACGGTGATACCCTGTTGATCAAGGTCGAGCAGGTGGGTGCGGCCTGTCATACCGGTCGCCGATCCTGTTTTTACAGTGTCTGGGATGACAGCCAGCTGGTGATTGACGGTGAGCCCGAGGTGGATGTGACGAGCGTGTACGGCGAAAAAGACATTCTCGATGCGGTCTATCATGTCATCCAGGACCGTCGCCGCAACCCGACGGAAAAATCCTATGTTCACTCCCTGTTTACCAAGGGGCTGGACAAGATCCTCAGTAAGATCGGTGAAGAAGCCACGGAAACGGCCGTGGCCGGTAAAGGCGGCGACCGCGACGAAGTGATCTACGAAGTCGCGGATTTGTTTTTCCACACCCTGATTCTGTTGGGCTACTACGATCTGCCGCCTGAGCGCATTTACGCCGAGCTGCGCCGCCGCTTTGGCTTATCTGGCATTGAGGAAAAAGAGTCTCGTACTAAATAA
- a CDS encoding GatB/YqeY domain-containing protein — translation MDLQQRLTEAMKEAMKAKQTERLGVIRLIRTAIKNAEIDQRKEMDDDAIIAVMSTLLKQRRESAQIYRDNERLDLAEKEEREIEVLQEFLPQALTEEELKELIAAAIAEVGATSMKEMGAVMKKVTAQTVGRADGRQVSELVKASLMNR, via the coding sequence ATGGATTTACAACAACGCCTCACCGAGGCGATGAAAGAGGCCATGAAGGCCAAGCAGACCGAACGCCTCGGCGTGATCCGTTTGATCCGTACTGCCATCAAAAACGCCGAAATCGATCAGCGTAAAGAGATGGACGACGATGCGATTATTGCCGTCATGTCGACCCTGCTCAAGCAGCGTCGTGAGTCGGCACAGATTTACCGTGATAATGAGCGACTCGATCTGGCGGAAAAAGAGGAGCGCGAGATTGAAGTGCTGCAGGAGTTTTTGCCCCAGGCATTGACCGAAGAGGAATTGAAAGAGCTGATCGCAGCGGCCATTGCTGAAGTGGGTGCCACCTCCATGAAAGAGATGGGTGCGGTGATGAAAAAAGTGACCGCCCAGACTGTGGGGCGCGCTGATGGCCGTCAGGTCAGTGAGTTGGTCAAGGCCAGCTTGATGAATCGCTGA
- a CDS encoding CvpA family protein: MNGLDIAILIILVLFVIKGALRGLIKELCSLIGLVMAAVIAFHYYTPLAEKLAAMSQLPLQLCVIITLVLLFVATMIIFTVIGAVLSRFIRLLFLGGFNRVLGALFSLLQGTFVLALVLYGLSLAQLPSAVKPQFKKSQLRPPFVELGESMVKLSVRYLDKVS; the protein is encoded by the coding sequence ATGAATGGACTCGATATCGCCATCCTGATCATCTTGGTTCTGTTCGTGATCAAGGGCGCCTTGCGCGGTCTGATCAAGGAACTTTGCTCACTCATCGGCCTGGTGATGGCGGCCGTTATCGCGTTCCATTATTATACCCCGTTGGCCGAAAAACTGGCGGCGATGAGCCAATTGCCGTTGCAATTGTGTGTGATTATCACGCTGGTCCTTTTATTTGTCGCCACAATGATTATCTTTACGGTAATCGGAGCCGTACTGTCCCGTTTTATCCGCCTGCTGTTTCTCGGTGGTTTCAATCGGGTGCTCGGCGCGTTGTTCAGTCTGCTTCAGGGAACCTTTGTCCTGGCACTGGTGCTCTATGGCCTGTCGCTGGCTCAGTTGCCGTCAGCGGTCAAGCCGCAGTTCAAAAAGTCACAACTGCGGCCGCCGTTTGTTGAGCTGGGTGAGTCGATGGTCAAGCTGAGTGTGCGCTATCTCGACAAGGTCTCTTGA
- a CDS encoding endonuclease MutS2: MLQETLHVLEFNKVVSLLGLFTVTVPGKTLTLALRPLQEREAVHASLQRVEEARALREDKGTPPLGGSHDLHETLDRAKTEGVWLSAAALLQVAESLDAARACRGYFGNEAMAPLLAADVGELQLLAELREQIKASIGPAGDVLDEASWRLSDLRSQIKILRGRIRAALEAMLSNSDYDGVFQDQIVTERNGRYVVPVRADYRGRVKGFVHDESSSGQTLFIEPAAVLERNNTLQSLRREEQREIERILLELAAMVGEARGPLRHNQEILARLDFTCAVARFAELTHACAPQLTAKRQLELREVRHPLLLLGSDGRPRTQNTVAIDLRLGKKHDTLIISGPNTGGKTVALKTVGLLFLMVSAGLPIPCHPRSRVYLFSRVFADIGDEQSIEENLSTFSGHLLRMRRILKQVDGDSLVLLDEAGTGTDPAEGGALALAIMDRLRAIGARTVVTTHLNMIKSYAYLQPRVENAAVEFDPQTLAPTYRLHYGVPGASSAFTIARTMGIPDKVLDKANQYLGSEERDGLAMVEQLNQVQNRLEQQLCEAEELRNQAAAEQRKRLKLLQDFEAQREKLLDKARRRAEQLVNETQGKMKQLLKQAREMQGGDGRRQADLMRQMRESREDLPTPVEVKRQRSAPDQLSEGELVRIVALNAEARVERLSGDEVELNVNGKVMRLPLSALEAFSPRRFAEVKTKRGGTKSQVDRSRFNPRLDVVGCRVEEALPQVERLIDDALLNNWKDISVVHGRGTGALRQAIQDLLARHRAVTAFHAADNAHGGTAVTEIELGD, translated from the coding sequence ATGCTACAGGAAACCCTGCACGTTCTCGAATTTAACAAGGTGGTTTCGTTGCTCGGGCTGTTTACCGTCACGGTGCCCGGCAAGACGCTGACCTTGGCGCTGCGTCCGTTGCAGGAGCGCGAAGCGGTGCATGCTTCGTTGCAGCGGGTGGAAGAAGCCCGTGCCTTGCGTGAAGACAAAGGCACGCCGCCGTTGGGCGGCAGCCACGATCTGCACGAGACCCTGGACCGGGCCAAAACCGAAGGGGTGTGGCTGTCGGCGGCTGCTCTGTTACAGGTGGCGGAAAGCCTTGATGCCGCCCGTGCCTGCCGTGGTTATTTCGGCAATGAGGCGATGGCGCCGTTGCTCGCCGCGGATGTCGGTGAATTGCAACTTCTGGCGGAACTGCGCGAACAGATCAAAGCCAGTATTGGCCCGGCCGGTGACGTGCTGGATGAGGCGTCATGGCGCCTGTCGGATCTGCGTAGCCAGATCAAGATCTTGCGTGGCCGGATTCGTGCCGCCCTGGAAGCCATGCTCAGCAACAGCGATTACGACGGCGTGTTTCAGGATCAGATTGTCACCGAACGTAACGGCCGCTACGTGGTGCCGGTGCGGGCGGATTATCGTGGTCGGGTCAAAGGTTTTGTTCACGATGAATCATCCAGTGGCCAGACGCTGTTTATTGAACCGGCGGCTGTGCTGGAGCGCAACAACACGCTGCAGTCGCTGCGTCGCGAAGAACAGCGCGAGATTGAGCGGATTTTGCTTGAACTGGCAGCCATGGTTGGTGAGGCACGTGGTCCTTTGCGCCACAATCAAGAGATTCTGGCACGGCTCGATTTTACCTGTGCCGTGGCGCGGTTCGCCGAATTGACCCATGCCTGCGCGCCGCAGTTGACGGCCAAGCGTCAGTTGGAACTGCGCGAAGTGCGTCATCCGTTATTGCTTCTGGGCAGCGATGGACGGCCGCGCACGCAGAACACCGTGGCCATAGACCTGCGCTTGGGCAAAAAACACGACACGCTGATCATCAGCGGTCCCAACACCGGCGGTAAAACCGTGGCGTTGAAGACCGTTGGTCTGCTGTTCCTGATGGTATCGGCCGGATTGCCGATACCCTGTCATCCGCGGAGCCGGGTGTATCTGTTCAGCCGGGTGTTTGCCGATATCGGCGATGAACAAAGTATTGAAGAGAATTTGTCGACGTTTTCCGGCCATCTGCTGCGGATGCGACGCATTCTCAAACAGGTGGATGGCGATTCTCTGGTGCTGCTCGACGAAGCAGGCACCGGCACTGATCCGGCCGAAGGTGGGGCTCTGGCCCTGGCGATCATGGATCGCTTGCGCGCCATCGGCGCACGCACGGTGGTCACCACCCACCTGAATATGATCAAAAGCTACGCCTATCTGCAACCGCGGGTGGAGAATGCGGCGGTGGAGTTTGATCCTCAGACGCTGGCGCCGACCTATCGCCTCCATTACGGGGTGCCGGGAGCGAGCAGCGCCTTTACCATTGCCCGCACCATGGGCATTCCGGACAAGGTGCTGGATAAGGCCAACCAGTATCTCGGCAGTGAAGAGCGTGACGGTCTGGCCATGGTCGAGCAGCTCAACCAGGTGCAGAACCGCCTGGAGCAGCAACTGTGCGAGGCGGAAGAGCTGCGCAACCAGGCCGCCGCTGAACAGCGCAAGCGGCTCAAGTTGTTGCAAGACTTTGAAGCCCAGCGCGAAAAGTTGCTCGACAAGGCACGGCGCCGCGCTGAACAGCTGGTCAATGAGACCCAGGGCAAGATGAAACAGCTGCTCAAGCAGGCGCGCGAGATGCAGGGCGGTGATGGCCGCCGACAGGCCGATTTGATGCGCCAGATGCGTGAAAGTCGCGAAGACTTACCGACCCCAGTGGAAGTCAAGCGCCAGCGCAGCGCCCCGGATCAGCTCAGTGAAGGCGAGCTGGTAAGGATTGTTGCCCTCAATGCCGAAGCCCGGGTTGAACGGTTGTCCGGCGATGAGGTTGAGTTGAATGTTAACGGCAAGGTGATGCGTCTGCCGCTGAGCGCTCTGGAGGCATTCAGCCCGCGTCGCTTTGCCGAGGTAAAAACGAAACGGGGTGGCACCAAAAGTCAGGTGGATCGCAGCCGTTTTAATCCGCGTCTCGACGTGGTGGGCTGCCGCGTGGAAGAGGCACTACCCCAAGTGGAGCGGCTGATCGATGACGCGCTGCTGAATAACTGGAAGGACATCAGTGTGGTTCACGGGCGCGGCACCGGCGCTTTGCGTCAGGCGATTCAGGATCTGCTGGCGCGCCATCGGGCGGTGACGGCCTTTCATGCCGCCGACAATGCCCATGGCGGTACGGCAGTCACCGAAATTGAGCTGGGGGATTGA
- the dnaG gene encoding DNA primase: MGRIPEDVISQVRERVDIVDVISGYVQLKHSGDNHLGLCPFHNEKTPSFNVNSSRQIFHCFGCGVGGNVFSFLMRMEGLAFPQAVKRLADQVGVDIPDDEPSPEEVRRRLEREELSEVYEEATRFYHDILLADPRGAQARGYIRRRGFDSDAVRRFRLGFAPDSWDALCEHLASAGKSLDQARQLGLIRNSDKTGRDFDMFRQRLLFPIEDLSGKVVAFGGRVLDDSLPKYINSSESVLYHKSRLLYGLYQAKQAMRRERTVIVVEGYFDHLALVQAGIEHVVATCGTALTDEHAKILKRYVERVILLFDEDTAGRKACFRAMPSLLQQGLEVMTLSLPAGDDPDSCVRREGSEAFLQRLQTARSAIETHMEATLAEADERAEAQARAIDTVLQMMRRVPDEIQRNLHLGQLAQRSGVTVELLQRQLERTPVEEPAPPRQQPVPRPAVAPRPAEPENIQGDLKAQKWLLTLMLADGGVSGKVEEQGFETFFDNDVCQRLAQQIYRAHSVQREPGEWMLDQCEDPRDQDLLTQLLLREQELVSEDIEKIFGDCRQAVVRSQLKQRRAELHTQMRDAEQHGDSERHTACLQELTRINRDLKRRG, translated from the coding sequence ATGGGGCGGATTCCGGAAGATGTGATCAGCCAGGTGCGCGAGCGGGTCGACATCGTCGACGTGATCTCCGGCTACGTGCAGCTGAAGCATTCCGGGGATAACCATCTCGGCCTGTGTCCGTTTCACAATGAAAAGACGCCGTCGTTCAACGTCAACAGCAGTCGGCAGATTTTTCACTGCTTTGGCTGCGGCGTCGGCGGCAACGTGTTCAGTTTCCTGATGCGTATGGAAGGCCTGGCGTTTCCCCAGGCGGTGAAACGGCTGGCCGATCAGGTCGGGGTGGACATTCCCGACGACGAGCCGAGCCCCGAGGAAGTGCGCCGCCGTTTAGAGCGCGAAGAGCTGTCTGAGGTCTACGAAGAGGCGACCCGCTTTTATCACGATATCCTGCTCGCCGACCCGCGCGGTGCTCAGGCGCGGGGGTATATCCGTCGGCGCGGTTTTGATAGCGACGCGGTGCGTCGCTTTCGCCTTGGCTTTGCGCCGGACAGTTGGGATGCGTTGTGTGAGCATCTGGCATCGGCCGGAAAAAGTCTGGATCAGGCCCGGCAACTGGGACTGATCCGTAACAGTGATAAAACCGGGCGCGACTTTGATATGTTTCGCCAGCGGCTGTTGTTCCCGATTGAGGATCTGTCGGGCAAGGTGGTGGCCTTCGGTGGTCGGGTGCTGGACGACAGTCTGCCGAAATATATCAACTCGTCCGAGTCGGTTTTGTACCACAAAAGCCGCTTGCTCTACGGCCTGTATCAGGCCAAGCAGGCGATGCGCCGCGAACGGACGGTGATTGTCGTTGAGGGCTATTTCGATCACCTGGCGCTGGTCCAGGCGGGGATCGAGCATGTGGTTGCCACCTGCGGCACGGCACTGACCGATGAGCACGCCAAGATCCTCAAGCGCTATGTCGAACGGGTGATTCTGCTGTTTGATGAAGACACTGCCGGGCGCAAGGCGTGTTTTCGGGCCATGCCGAGCCTGCTGCAGCAGGGGCTCGAAGTGATGACCTTGAGCTTGCCGGCCGGGGATGATCCTGATTCCTGTGTACGGCGCGAGGGGAGCGAGGCTTTTTTGCAGCGGCTGCAGACGGCACGCTCGGCTATTGAAACCCATATGGAAGCGACTCTGGCCGAAGCCGATGAACGTGCCGAAGCCCAGGCGCGAGCCATCGATACGGTGCTGCAGATGATGCGGCGTGTGCCGGATGAAATTCAGCGCAACCTGCATCTCGGGCAGCTGGCTCAACGCAGTGGCGTGACGGTAGAATTGCTGCAGCGACAGCTGGAACGCACCCCGGTTGAGGAGCCGGCACCGCCACGACAACAGCCTGTGCCCCGTCCAGCTGTGGCCCCGCGCCCTGCTGAGCCTGAGAATATTCAGGGCGATCTCAAGGCGCAGAAGTGGTTGCTTACTCTGATGCTTGCCGATGGCGGCGTCAGCGGTAAAGTTGAAGAACAGGGGTTTGAAACCTTTTTTGACAATGATGTCTGCCAACGACTGGCACAACAGATATATCGGGCGCACTCAGTGCAACGTGAACCCGGAGAGTGGATGCTCGACCAATGCGAGGACCCGCGTGATCAGGATCTGCTGACGCAGCTTCTGCTCCGCGAGCAGGAATTGGTCAGTGAGGATATTGAAAAAATCTTCGGCGATTGCCGTCAGGCGGTTGTCCGTAGTCAGCTAAAACAACGCAGGGCAGAGCTGCATACGCAGATGCGTGATGCCGAGCAACACGGAGACTCGGAACGACATACAGCCTGTCTGCAGGAACTGACACGGATTAATCGCGACCTCAAACGTCGCGGATAG